In Crassostrea angulata isolate pt1a10 chromosome 6, ASM2561291v2, whole genome shotgun sequence, a genomic segment contains:
- the LOC128187270 gene encoding poly(A) polymerase-like isoform X1 produces MLTDTISTATTREQDLTSTAYTTPSTNKQTTRSEAYTTSVTSIQTTIISTATTGGQDMTSTAYTTTSTNEQTTRSEASLTDVSQTTTISATTGGQDMTSTAYTTTSINEQTIRSEAYTTSAMCPCQCEYFDKIVYWAQENNQLKQYEELTKKLAEIKDILKMETKNLSSFVNKKISAADDRPSAVATGYLGAVIIIIVLTGIVLLDLPVIIQHARLLFWDIQRLCARG; encoded by the exons ATGTTGACAG aTACAATATCAACAGCGACAACCAGGGAACAGGACTTGACGTCAACTGCATACACGACACCATCAACCAATAAGCAAACAACACGTTCTGAAGCATATACGACAAGcg TTACTAGTATTCAAACAACTATAATATCAACAGCGACAACCGGGGGACAGGACATGACGTCAACTGCATACACAACAACATCAACCAATGAACAAACAACACGTTCTGAGGCATCTCTGACAGACG TTAGTCAAACAACTACAATATCTGCGACAACCGGGGGACAGGACATGACGTCAACCGCATACACGACAACGTCAATTAACGAGCAAACAATACGTTCTGAAGCATATACGACCAGCG CTATGTGTCCTTGTCAATGTGAATACTTTGATAAGATAGTGTACTGGGCCCAGGAGAATAACCAGCTAAAACAGTATGAAGAACTGACCAAGAAACTGGCTGAAATCAAAGATATCCTGAAAATGGAAACCAAAAACCTAAGCTCCTTTGTTAATAAGAAGATAAGCGCTGCTGATGATCGTCCGTCTGCGGTTGCCACCGGGTACTTGGGGGCTGTCATCATAATCATTGTGCTGACTGGCATAGTCTTGCTTGATCTTCCTGTGATTATTCAGCATGCAAGGTTGTTATTTTGGGACATCCAAAGACTGTGCGCTAGAGGATAA
- the LOC128187270 gene encoding uncharacterized protein LOC128187270 isoform X2 — protein sequence MLTDTISTATTREQDLTSTAYTTPSTNKQTTRSEAYTTSATTGGQDMTSTAYTTTSTNEQTTRSEASLTDVSQTTTISATTGGQDMTSTAYTTTSINEQTIRSEAYTTSAMCPCQCEYFDKIVYWAQENNQLKQYEELTKKLAEIKDILKMETKNLSSFVNKKISAADDRPSAVATGYLGAVIIIIVLTGIVLLDLPVIIQHARLLFWDIQRLCARG from the exons ATGTTGACAG aTACAATATCAACAGCGACAACCAGGGAACAGGACTTGACGTCAACTGCATACACGACACCATCAACCAATAAGCAAACAACACGTTCTGAAGCATATACGACAAGcg CGACAACCGGGGGACAGGACATGACGTCAACTGCATACACAACAACATCAACCAATGAACAAACAACACGTTCTGAGGCATCTCTGACAGACG TTAGTCAAACAACTACAATATCTGCGACAACCGGGGGACAGGACATGACGTCAACCGCATACACGACAACGTCAATTAACGAGCAAACAATACGTTCTGAAGCATATACGACCAGCG CTATGTGTCCTTGTCAATGTGAATACTTTGATAAGATAGTGTACTGGGCCCAGGAGAATAACCAGCTAAAACAGTATGAAGAACTGACCAAGAAACTGGCTGAAATCAAAGATATCCTGAAAATGGAAACCAAAAACCTAAGCTCCTTTGTTAATAAGAAGATAAGCGCTGCTGATGATCGTCCGTCTGCGGTTGCCACCGGGTACTTGGGGGCTGTCATCATAATCATTGTGCTGACTGGCATAGTCTTGCTTGATCTTCCTGTGATTATTCAGCATGCAAGGTTGTTATTTTGGGACATCCAAAGACTGTGCGCTAGAGGATAA